A window of the Halopseudomonas phragmitis genome harbors these coding sequences:
- a CDS encoding MBL fold metallo-hydrolase yields MSEISLQTREAQVGLRFPWDRAPDAGEVMQVAEGMLWLRMPLPFGLDHINLYLLQHEHGWVVVDTGLNTPQSHSVWEQVLSGALESKPILAVIATHCHYDHTGMLAWLSDRFQCPVYMTFGEYSSILQPNPKDAETPWQFQQFYLRAGLEAEQVQQLLGAVSDTFFSNEAPHSYRRLRDGDILKIGRRHWRVVVGSGHSPEHACLYSEEDQMLLSGDQVLPRITSSICITVTEPEANPLGEWLASIKRFRNLPDSVLVFPAHELPFYGLHHRLQQLQQHHERHLDLLSEALETPQGVDQCRAVLFPRVRNSFDLLMAIGETQAHLNFLMEEGVLHRELHNEAWVYSLRRSDGQAFALPEDIHV; encoded by the coding sequence GTGAGCGAGATCAGCCTGCAGACTCGGGAGGCGCAGGTGGGCCTGCGCTTCCCCTGGGACCGTGCACCCGATGCCGGAGAGGTCATGCAGGTGGCTGAAGGGATGCTATGGCTGCGTATGCCGCTGCCGTTCGGCCTGGATCATATCAATTTGTATCTGCTGCAGCATGAGCATGGCTGGGTGGTTGTCGATACCGGGCTGAACACCCCGCAGAGCCATTCTGTTTGGGAGCAGGTGTTGAGTGGCGCATTAGAGAGCAAGCCGATCCTGGCAGTGATCGCCACGCATTGTCACTACGACCATACCGGCATGCTCGCCTGGCTGAGTGATCGCTTCCAGTGCCCGGTCTACATGACCTTCGGGGAGTACAGCTCAATTCTACAGCCCAATCCCAAAGATGCTGAAACGCCATGGCAGTTCCAGCAGTTCTATCTTCGGGCCGGGTTGGAGGCTGAGCAGGTACAGCAGTTGCTCGGCGCGGTCAGTGACACTTTCTTCAGTAATGAGGCGCCGCACAGTTACCGGCGTTTGCGTGATGGCGACATTCTCAAGATCGGCCGGCGTCACTGGCGTGTGGTGGTCGGATCGGGTCACTCGCCTGAACACGCATGCCTGTACAGCGAAGAGGATCAAATGCTGTTGTCCGGCGATCAGGTGTTGCCGCGCATTACCTCAAGTATCTGCATCACCGTAACGGAGCCTGAGGCTAACCCCTTAGGTGAATGGCTGGCTTCGATCAAGCGTTTTCGCAACCTGCCGGACAGCGTTCTGGTTTTCCCTGCCCATGAACTGCCGTTCTACGGGCTGCATCACCGGCTGCAGCAGTTGCAACAACATCACGAACGTCATCTTGATCTGCTCAGTGAGGCGCTCGAAACGCCACAGGGAGTGGACCAGTGTCGTGCCGTGCTTTTCCCGCGGGTGCGCAACAGTTTTGATCTGCTGATGGCCATCGGGGAGACCCAAGCACATCTGAATTTCCTTATGGAAGAGGGAGTCCTGCATCGCGAACTGCACAACGAGGCCTGGGTATACAGCCTCAGACGCAGTGACGGTCAGGCTTTCGCTTTGCCAGAAGACATTCACGTGTAA
- a CDS encoding long-chain-acyl-CoA synthetase gives MSAHGLVEQEQQTLPAHIPSREQTQAKLDLRSAAATRIKPADHYTLADRLEQQAAAHAEKDFLIYNGCHFSYQAVDEKANQYAEVFIQRGLRAGDVCAMAMENRPDFFFCWFALAKIGVTTAFINYHLTGKPLLHALQSTGAKAVVVGEECLGVFLETEGVEHYPCWLVPDAEKPAAGQLPSSIDQSFYPAIDAASVKQPDRQLRAGVKAEDDMLYIFTSGTTGLPKAARYSHMRWMTSGDVMQVSLATRPEDVFYCCLPLYHGAAATSVTSTALASGASIVFRRKFSASAFWSDVRDNHVTIFQYIGEICRYLLNKPAQSGDRQHILRCMLGAGLSKDVWTRWLERFGPIEVFEGWGSTEANAATINLDNHVGSCGRVPFWDKTNLRLLKFDTQTQTHVRDEHGRYVHCQPGEVGEAVGFIVDHPEIGAGRFEGYTSAEATEKKILRNVFMDGDAWWSSGDLLRYDEDGYCYFVDRIGDTFRWKSENVSTLEVADALGDFPGMELINIYGVRVPGHEGRAGMAAILMQPGHVFDPQAFHSFACSRVPHYAVPVFVRVSAMADMTSTFKLRKVDLQRQGYNPELFDDPLYIKDDTDQCYVLYSPEALARNGLPAFDGESA, from the coding sequence ATGAGTGCACATGGCCTAGTCGAACAAGAACAACAAACCCTGCCAGCACATATTCCCAGTCGTGAGCAAACCCAGGCCAAGCTGGATTTGCGTTCGGCCGCTGCAACGCGGATCAAGCCTGCGGATCACTATACGCTGGCTGATCGTCTCGAACAGCAGGCGGCAGCTCATGCTGAAAAGGATTTCCTGATCTACAACGGCTGTCATTTCAGCTACCAGGCGGTGGATGAAAAGGCCAATCAATACGCTGAGGTATTCATCCAGCGCGGACTGCGGGCCGGTGATGTCTGTGCTATGGCCATGGAGAACCGTCCCGACTTTTTCTTTTGCTGGTTTGCGCTGGCCAAGATCGGGGTCACAACCGCATTCATCAATTACCACCTGACAGGTAAGCCACTGCTGCATGCATTGCAAAGCACCGGCGCCAAGGCTGTGGTGGTTGGCGAAGAGTGCCTGGGAGTGTTCCTGGAAACCGAGGGCGTTGAACACTATCCATGCTGGCTGGTGCCAGATGCAGAAAAGCCTGCCGCCGGACAGTTGCCGAGCAGCATTGACCAGAGCTTCTATCCCGCTATTGACGCAGCCAGTGTCAAGCAGCCGGACCGGCAGTTGCGGGCTGGCGTCAAGGCTGAGGATGACATGCTCTACATCTTCACCTCGGGTACTACCGGCCTGCCCAAGGCGGCCAGATACAGCCACATGCGCTGGATGACCTCAGGGGATGTCATGCAGGTGTCTCTGGCAACTCGGCCCGAAGATGTCTTCTATTGCTGCCTGCCGTTGTACCACGGCGCAGCCGCTACCTCGGTGACTTCAACTGCTCTGGCTTCCGGTGCGTCCATCGTGTTTCGACGCAAGTTCAGTGCCAGCGCGTTCTGGAGTGATGTACGCGACAACCACGTAACCATTTTCCAGTACATCGGCGAGATCTGCCGTTACCTGTTGAACAAGCCGGCACAGTCCGGAGATCGTCAGCACATCCTGCGTTGCATGCTTGGCGCTGGTTTGAGCAAGGATGTCTGGACCCGCTGGCTGGAGCGTTTTGGGCCGATTGAAGTATTCGAGGGCTGGGGCTCAACCGAGGCTAATGCCGCAACCATCAATCTGGATAACCATGTCGGCTCCTGCGGGCGAGTGCCTTTCTGGGACAAGACCAACCTCCGACTGCTCAAGTTCGATACCCAGACCCAGACCCATGTGCGCGATGAGCATGGGCGTTATGTGCATTGTCAGCCGGGAGAGGTGGGTGAGGCTGTTGGCTTTATTGTTGATCATCCAGAAATCGGCGCTGGTCGTTTCGAGGGCTATACCTCGGCTGAGGCTACCGAGAAAAAGATCCTGCGCAACGTCTTCATGGATGGCGATGCCTGGTGGAGTTCGGGTGACCTGCTGCGCTATGACGAAGATGGCTACTGTTATTTCGTCGATCGGATTGGCGATACCTTCCGCTGGAAGAGCGAAAACGTCTCGACTCTGGAAGTGGCTGATGCCCTAGGTGATTTCCCGGGCATGGAGCTGATCAATATCTACGGTGTCCGGGTGCCGGGGCATGAAGGGCGTGCCGGTATGGCTGCAATATTGATGCAACCTGGGCATGTTTTTGATCCGCAGGCTTTCCACTCGTTCGCCTGTAGTCGCGTGCCGCATTATGCCGTGCCGGTATTTGTCCGCGTATCTGCCATGGCTGATATGACCAGCACTTTCAAGCTGCGCAAAGTTGACCTGCAGCGTCAGGGTTACAACCCGGAGCTGTTCGACGACCCTCTCTACATCAAGGACGACACCGATCAGTGCTACGTGCTCTATAGCCCAGAGGCTCTGGCGCGTAACGGCCTGCCTGCCTTCGATGGAGAATCAGCGTGA
- a CDS encoding DUF1302 domain-containing protein, which yields MNNNNKKSTRRASATFAFASLALAVAAVSSTSVHAGEPINFSNGATLDWTVTTGYGIGVRMRSQDSKLIDNINADDGNRNFDRHSLTTNRLSVLGEMIYRQDNYGAVLRASTFYDHVYHSKNDNDSPGTINKSGRNDRFTSDAKKYSGGQTRFLDAYVFADFDLPSDQGLSVKAGRHMVAWGEGLFYPGVNGVQGPVNVVNSGQPGVEVKDILLPVGQVSAAWSVTPDFGLEAYYQYEWKGNELNPVGSYLSTTDVVGPGREFILVNLAPGFNTQINYAGTNKPRSSGQYGVRAMYRPNLDWELGLFHVRYHDRNPAGISQGGFGLNPISPFLPTTYQVEYYEDIKLTGMSVSTRWGDTQIGGEWSYRTGAPINVMTQGGPSATTGAGQQMQLSFIHALGHMPWASSTTFVGEIVHQRANSVDRHPGGSKDFTYKTDTAWQTKSATAYTLQAVLSYPGIFSGWDLNVPINWSHVVEGATPLTGTIAAGQDDKRLSVGMTFRRLNNLELSTTYTAYLSSANPERRRNLSDRDNITFGAKYSF from the coding sequence ATGAACAACAATAACAAGAAGAGTACGCGTCGTGCGTCGGCTACTTTCGCCTTTGCCTCCCTGGCTCTGGCAGTTGCTGCTGTCTCTTCCACCAGCGTGCACGCGGGTGAACCCATCAACTTTTCCAATGGTGCTACTCTCGATTGGACAGTGACAACTGGTTACGGCATCGGTGTCCGTATGCGCAGCCAGGACTCTAAACTGATCGACAACATCAATGCCGATGATGGCAACCGCAACTTTGATCGTCACTCACTGACCACCAACCGGCTCAGTGTGCTGGGTGAGATGATCTATCGCCAGGACAACTATGGCGCGGTGCTTCGCGCCAGTACCTTTTATGATCATGTGTATCACAGCAAGAATGACAATGACTCTCCTGGTACTATCAATAAGTCAGGCCGTAACGACCGCTTTACCAGTGATGCCAAAAAGTATTCTGGTGGCCAGACGCGCTTTCTTGATGCTTATGTGTTTGCCGATTTCGATTTGCCAAGTGATCAGGGGTTAAGCGTAAAAGCCGGGCGACACATGGTTGCCTGGGGCGAAGGTTTGTTCTATCCCGGCGTAAACGGCGTACAGGGACCTGTCAACGTAGTTAACTCCGGCCAGCCAGGTGTTGAGGTAAAGGATATTCTATTGCCTGTGGGGCAGGTTTCGGCAGCCTGGTCAGTTACACCGGATTTTGGCCTTGAGGCATATTACCAATATGAGTGGAAAGGTAATGAGCTAAATCCTGTAGGTTCCTACTTGTCAACCACTGATGTTGTGGGCCCAGGTCGCGAGTTTATTCTGGTAAATCTGGCGCCCGGATTCAATACTCAGATTAACTATGCGGGTACCAATAAGCCACGTTCCAGTGGCCAATATGGTGTACGGGCGATGTACCGACCTAACCTGGATTGGGAACTTGGGCTTTTCCACGTTCGTTATCATGATCGTAATCCTGCAGGAATCTCACAGGGTGGTTTTGGTTTGAACCCCATCAGTCCTTTTTTGCCAACTACCTACCAGGTTGAGTATTACGAAGATATAAAGTTGACTGGGATGAGTGTCTCTACTCGTTGGGGTGACACACAAATTGGCGGCGAGTGGTCCTATCGTACAGGTGCACCTATCAACGTGATGACTCAAGGTGGGCCTTCAGCTACAACAGGGGCAGGACAGCAAATGCAGTTGAGTTTTATTCACGCATTAGGGCATATGCCATGGGCTAGCTCGACAACCTTTGTTGGTGAAATTGTTCATCAACGGGCCAATAGTGTGGATCGCCACCCAGGTGGTAGTAAGGATTTTACCTACAAAACTGATACTGCATGGCAGACCAAGTCAGCAACTGCTTACACGCTTCAGGCTGTTCTGTCTTACCCAGGTATCTTCTCTGGTTGGGACCTCAATGTACCAATCAACTGGTCACATGTTGTTGAAGGAGCAACACCTCTGACTGGGACTATTGCTGCAGGTCAGGATGATAAGCGTCTCTCGGTTGGTATGACTTTCCGTAGATTGAACAATCTTGAGCTGAGTACTACATATACCGCTTATCTGAGTTCAGCCAACCCTGAAAGACGTCGGAATTTATCTGATCGCGACAATATCACTTTTGGTGCCAAATATTCCTTTTAA
- a CDS encoding alkene reductase has protein sequence MNALLQPVRFGELELNNRIVMAPMTRSRADDQAIPTAIMVDYYAQRASAGLIVAEGTSPSADGLGYCRTPAIYNSQQIAAWRRVTDAVHARGGKIVLQLMHCGRAATSHNKPAGSRTVAPSAVQANIELFTDAIGMAAADMPHALSREEIRQVIADYRQAAINAREAGFDGVELHCTSGYLPMQFMSENANQRTDEYGGSVENRVRFTHEVLASMAEAIGAGRVGLRFCPGNKFNDIEDSDPTATLDVLLHVIDGMNLAYLHIMRAHTRKVDAFAVARARFKGALIVNDGFEPDSAEAAITQGQADAVSFGRHFIANPDLVERIRDQLPLAPFERKTLYSPGPEGYTDYPRYSQNPVEENA, from the coding sequence ATGAACGCATTATTGCAACCTGTCCGTTTTGGTGAGCTTGAGCTGAACAACCGCATCGTCATGGCGCCGATGACGCGCAGCCGCGCGGATGACCAGGCAATACCCACGGCGATCATGGTCGACTACTACGCGCAGCGTGCCAGTGCTGGCCTGATTGTCGCTGAGGGGACATCACCCTCGGCTGACGGGTTGGGCTATTGCCGAACTCCGGCCATTTATAACAGCCAGCAGATTGCCGCCTGGCGTCGAGTGACTGATGCCGTCCATGCGCGAGGCGGGAAGATCGTGCTGCAGTTGATGCACTGTGGGCGCGCGGCTACAAGCCACAACAAGCCAGCTGGCAGTCGCACAGTGGCCCCTTCGGCGGTGCAGGCCAACATCGAATTGTTCACGGATGCAATCGGTATGGCAGCGGCTGATATGCCCCATGCCTTGAGTCGTGAAGAAATCCGTCAGGTGATTGCCGACTACCGTCAGGCAGCAATCAATGCTCGCGAGGCTGGATTTGACGGGGTTGAACTGCATTGTACCAGTGGCTATCTGCCGATGCAGTTCATGTCGGAAAACGCCAACCAGCGCACTGATGAGTACGGCGGCAGTGTCGAGAACCGGGTCCGCTTTACCCATGAAGTGCTGGCCAGTATGGCTGAGGCCATCGGTGCGGGGCGGGTTGGGCTGAGATTTTGTCCTGGCAACAAGTTCAACGATATCGAAGATAGCGACCCAACTGCGACGCTTGATGTGCTGTTGCATGTTATCGACGGCATGAACCTGGCGTATCTGCACATCATGCGTGCGCATACCCGCAAGGTCGACGCCTTTGCTGTAGCTCGTGCCCGGTTCAAGGGCGCTTTGATCGTCAATGACGGGTTTGAGCCTGACAGTGCTGAAGCAGCCATTACCCAAGGGCAGGCGGACGCTGTGTCATTCGGGCGACATTTCATTGCCAATCCCGATCTGGTTGAGCGTATCCGCGATCAACTGCCGTTGGCTCCGTTTGAGCGCAAGACCCTGTATTCCCCTGGACCTGAGGGATACACCGACTACCCCCGGTATAGCCAGAATCCTGTGGAGGAAAATGCATGA
- a CDS encoding SDR family NAD(P)-dependent oxidoreductase, translating into MKLNNKIAFVTGAAQGMGAAIVREFVQQGATVYAADINEQAIVASVAELNGKARALVCNVMDEASVQAAMQRITEEVGRLDILVNNAGTGSVDSFLDTPVEHWDRVVGVNLKGSFLCAREAARLMVAKETAGTIINFSSTGAVTGEGPSHYVASKAGVMGLTRSLARELAPYRIRVNTIVPGPTDTPMMAGIPDEWMQSMIAAIPLGRLGQPVEIARAAAFLASDEASFITGQNITINGGSAFI; encoded by the coding sequence ATGAAACTCAATAACAAGATTGCCTTCGTGACCGGCGCCGCCCAAGGTATGGGTGCTGCCATCGTTCGCGAGTTTGTCCAGCAAGGCGCCACCGTCTATGCCGCTGATATCAATGAGCAGGCCATTGTAGCCAGTGTGGCTGAGCTGAATGGCAAGGCCCGCGCACTGGTGTGCAATGTCATGGACGAGGCCTCGGTTCAGGCTGCCATGCAGCGTATCACTGAAGAGGTGGGGCGCCTGGATATTCTTGTCAATAATGCCGGTACCGGTTCGGTTGACAGTTTCCTGGATACCCCGGTCGAGCACTGGGATCGGGTGGTCGGCGTCAATCTCAAGGGTAGTTTCCTGTGTGCTCGTGAAGCCGCCCGGCTGATGGTGGCGAAGGAAACCGCAGGAACCATCATCAATTTCTCCAGCACCGGTGCCGTGACCGGTGAAGGCCCAAGCCACTACGTAGCCTCTAAGGCTGGCGTCATGGGGCTGACTCGCAGTTTGGCGCGAGAGCTGGCGCCCTACCGTATCCGCGTCAACACCATCGTTCCAGGCCCAACCGATACCCCGATGATGGCAGGTATTCCGGATGAGTGGATGCAGTCGATGATTGCGGCCATTCCTTTGGGTCGCCTCGGCCAACCTGTCGAGATTGCTCGTGCCGCGGCCTTCCTGGCCAGCGATGAGGCCAGCTTCATTACCGGTCAGAACATCACCATCAATGGCGGCTCGGCCTTTATCTGA
- a CDS encoding nuclear transport factor 2 family protein, producing MDQNTFAQRLDRLESIEAIRQLAGKYSLSLDMRDLDAHVSLFAPDIRVGREKVGRAHLKAWVDDTLRHQFTGTSHHLGQHIIEFVDADNAVGVVYSKNEHETGAEWVIMQMLYWDDYQRIDGQWYFRRRLPCYWYATDLNKPPIGDMKMRWPGREPYHGTFHDLFPSWKSFWATSPERDQLPEVAEPAPLENFLRQMRGDTPAPKIRVR from the coding sequence ATGGATCAGAACACCTTTGCACAGCGACTGGATCGGCTCGAATCGATTGAAGCGATTCGTCAGTTGGCCGGCAAGTATTCATTGTCACTGGACATGCGCGATCTGGATGCCCATGTGAGTCTGTTTGCGCCTGACATTCGCGTGGGGCGGGAAAAGGTTGGTCGTGCCCACCTCAAGGCCTGGGTCGATGACACGCTGCGGCATCAATTTACCGGCACCTCGCATCACCTGGGGCAACACATCATTGAGTTCGTCGATGCCGACAATGCTGTTGGCGTTGTGTACTCCAAGAACGAGCATGAGACTGGTGCCGAGTGGGTCATCATGCAGATGCTCTACTGGGATGACTATCAGCGCATCGACGGTCAGTGGTATTTCCGCCGACGGCTGCCTTGCTACTGGTACGCGACGGATCTCAACAAACCGCCGATCGGTGACATGAAAATGCGCTGGCCGGGACGTGAACCTTACCACGGCACATTCCATGATCTGTTTCCGTCCTGGAAGTCGTTCTGGGCAACCAGTCCCGAGCGCGATCAGCTACCTGAAGTAGCCGAACCAGCACCGCTGGAAAACTTTCTGCGGCAAATGCGGGGTGATACCCCAGCGCCGAAGATTCGTGTGCGCTGA
- a CDS encoding spinster family MFS transporter: MSTNNHKVTWHTHYALLILAIIYIFNYIDRLLVSILIEPIKLEFGVSDTLIGLLSGVAFALFYTVFGLPFSRLADRIGRKPVVAMACIAWSLMTMLCGVATSFAMLLLFRIGVAVGEAGGSAPSVAMISDLYPANQRSRALAVFLMGPALGAVFGLGAGGWIAEMYGWRWAFIIIGAPGVLLGLILALTVRAPTRTASDASLPQESFAKTVRSLTRTPSYLLIVTAGSVAAIAGYAIGTWNPSFLIRSHGLSLKEAGILMGLGGGMMSVVGTLACGWFTDRMVNKDTGWQLGTALLGTVISIPFGLLFFLWPAGTAFMLGEIAVPTAFFFYLGFAFFGTWWTVPCFGSMSHLFPAHKLAQGTAIFFMGITLLGVGLGPLVVGILSDFFTLTIGSEALRYALASTIGLLAITCICFAYAIPRYRQQVATPADSIATQTATA; the protein is encoded by the coding sequence GTGTCCACCAACAATCACAAAGTCACATGGCATACGCACTACGCGCTGCTGATCCTGGCGATAATCTATATCTTCAATTACATAGATCGTCTGCTGGTTTCTATTCTGATCGAACCAATCAAGCTTGAGTTTGGTGTCTCCGATACGTTGATCGGGCTACTCTCCGGCGTAGCGTTTGCTCTGTTCTACACCGTGTTCGGATTACCCTTCAGCCGTTTGGCCGATCGCATCGGACGCAAACCCGTCGTGGCCATGGCCTGTATCGCCTGGAGCCTGATGACCATGCTGTGCGGTGTAGCTACCAGCTTCGCGATGCTACTGCTGTTCCGTATCGGTGTAGCCGTCGGTGAAGCCGGTGGCTCAGCACCCTCGGTCGCGATGATTTCCGACCTTTACCCAGCCAATCAGCGTTCACGCGCACTCGCCGTTTTCCTTATGGGACCCGCTCTGGGTGCCGTATTCGGCCTGGGGGCCGGCGGCTGGATCGCCGAAATGTATGGTTGGCGCTGGGCATTCATCATCATCGGCGCACCAGGCGTATTGCTGGGTCTTATTCTGGCATTGACTGTCAGAGCTCCCACCAGAACGGCCAGCGATGCCAGCCTCCCGCAAGAGTCCTTCGCCAAGACGGTCCGCTCCCTGACCCGCACCCCGTCATATCTGCTGATTGTGACTGCCGGCAGCGTTGCTGCTATCGCTGGCTATGCCATTGGCACCTGGAATCCCAGCTTCCTGATCCGCTCCCACGGACTCAGCCTCAAAGAGGCGGGGATTCTGATGGGGCTGGGCGGCGGCATGATGTCCGTTGTCGGAACCCTGGCTTGTGGCTGGTTCACCGACCGAATGGTCAACAAGGATACTGGCTGGCAGTTGGGTACAGCACTGCTAGGCACTGTTATCAGCATTCCCTTCGGCCTGCTGTTCTTCCTTTGGCCGGCCGGAACTGCCTTCATGCTGGGTGAGATTGCCGTGCCCACCGCATTCTTCTTCTACCTGGGCTTTGCATTCTTCGGCACCTGGTGGACGGTGCCCTGCTTCGGCTCAATGAGCCACCTGTTCCCTGCCCACAAACTGGCCCAGGGCACAGCTATTTTCTTCATGGGCATCACCTTGCTAGGTGTAGGACTGGGCCCTCTGGTGGTCGGCATTCTGAGTGATTTCTTCACCCTGACTATCGGTTCCGAGGCGCTGCGCTATGCCCTGGCCAGCACTATTGGCTTACTGGCTATTACCTGCATCTGCTTTGCTTACGCCATTCCTCGCTATCGCCAGCAGGTAGCAACACCAGCAGATTCGATTGCAACTCAAACAGCCACAGCCTGA
- a CDS encoding alpha/beta fold hydrolase produces MSSHTQQDLPLPTGEFVTLDNGLTLHYLDIGTGPVVVWLHGSGPGASGFSNFKGNYPAFEKAGFRNIVLDLPGFGRSDKPDNVNYDLDFFVGNLKALLDKIGIPKATLLGNSLGGAIALGAALAHPELIEKLILMAPGGVEERETYFQMEGISRMVEVYSQGPMGIEQMRQVMTLQLFDSSQLQDSLLAERVAVAVTQPANLFSTMMVPNMTKRLHEIQAPILGFWGTNDLFNPPSGSFKILDNAPNARFTMLNRCGHWVQVEHQSLFNRQCLDFLGNA; encoded by the coding sequence ATGTCATCTCATACTCAACAAGATCTACCACTGCCTACTGGCGAATTCGTTACTCTGGACAATGGTCTGACCCTGCACTACCTGGATATCGGCACCGGCCCGGTGGTGGTCTGGCTGCACGGTAGTGGCCCAGGCGCCAGCGGCTTCAGCAACTTCAAGGGCAACTACCCAGCGTTCGAGAAAGCCGGCTTTCGCAATATCGTGCTTGATCTCCCAGGCTTTGGCCGGTCGGACAAACCGGACAACGTCAATTACGATCTGGATTTCTTTGTCGGTAACCTGAAAGCCCTGCTGGACAAGATTGGCATCCCCAAGGCGACACTGCTTGGCAACTCGCTGGGCGGCGCCATCGCGTTAGGCGCAGCACTTGCCCACCCCGAGCTGATCGAGAAACTTATTCTCATGGCCCCGGGGGGAGTTGAAGAACGTGAGACCTACTTTCAGATGGAAGGCATTTCACGCATGGTCGAAGTCTACAGCCAGGGACCGATGGGCATTGAGCAGATGCGTCAGGTCATGACCTTGCAACTGTTTGACAGCAGCCAGTTGCAGGACAGTCTGCTGGCAGAGCGGGTAGCCGTTGCGGTAACCCAGCCAGCCAATCTGTTCTCCACCATGATGGTGCCCAACATGACCAAGCGTCTGCATGAAATCCAGGCACCCATTCTTGGCTTCTGGGGTACCAACGATCTGTTCAACCCCCCATCGGGCAGTTTCAAGATCCTCGACAACGCACCCAATGCCCGCTTCACCATGCTCAACCGTTGTGGGCACTGGGTGCAGGTTGAGCATCAGTCACTATTCAATCGCCAGTGCCTCGATTTTCTGGGCAACGCCTGA
- a CDS encoding SDR family NAD(P)-dependent oxidoreductase, translating into MTARMQNKVCFVTGGGSGIGAATARKMAAEGGIVVICGRREEPLKTVVAQIEQAGGKAAYRVADVSDEKAFVAAIESTAAEYGRLDVMVNNAMAYTWGGVDQMSTQDWHVNFATTVDGTFWGTRTAMKLMKPQGGGAIVNIASICGVFGTAWMSGYSAAKAAVINFSRAVASEGAPVNVRCNVVVPGVVATPATAGMLGDDKSRTNTEKLIPMGRVGEADELANAVFFLASDEASYITGASLAVDGGRSSDLYTVLE; encoded by the coding sequence ATGACAGCACGCATGCAGAACAAAGTCTGTTTTGTAACCGGTGGTGGTTCGGGTATCGGCGCCGCTACTGCCCGAAAAATGGCGGCAGAGGGCGGCATCGTGGTGATTTGTGGTCGCCGGGAAGAGCCTTTGAAGACAGTAGTGGCCCAGATCGAACAGGCAGGAGGCAAGGCCGCGTATCGGGTTGCTGATGTCAGCGATGAGAAGGCTTTTGTCGCAGCCATCGAGTCCACTGCAGCCGAGTATGGCCGCCTGGATGTCATGGTCAACAACGCCATGGCCTACACCTGGGGCGGGGTTGATCAGATGAGTACTCAGGATTGGCATGTCAATTTTGCCACTACGGTGGACGGCACATTCTGGGGTACCCGCACGGCCATGAAGCTGATGAAGCCACAGGGTGGTGGGGCCATCGTCAATATCGCTTCGATCTGCGGTGTGTTTGGTACCGCCTGGATGTCCGGTTACTCAGCAGCCAAGGCTGCTGTGATCAATTTCAGCCGTGCCGTGGCCTCCGAAGGGGCGCCAGTCAATGTGCGCTGCAATGTGGTCGTGCCGGGCGTGGTAGCGACCCCCGCGACTGCCGGCATGCTGGGCGACGACAAATCCAGGACCAACACTGAAAAGCTGATCCCGATGGGCCGTGTTGGCGAGGCCGATGAGTTGGCCAATGCGGTGTTCTTCCTGGCATCGGATGAAGCCTCCTACATCACCGGGGCCAGCCTGGCCGTGGATGGCGGCCGCAGCTCGGACCTTTACACCGTACTCGAATGA